A genomic stretch from Nocardia wallacei includes:
- the glnA gene encoding type I glutamate--ammonia ligase: MDRQKEFVLRTLEERDIRFVRLWFTDVLGYLKSVAIAPAELEGAFEEGIGFDGSAIEGFARVSEADMVARPDPSTFQVLPWASSKGHQHSARMFCDIAMPDGSPSWADPRHVLRRQLNKAGDLGFSCYVHPEIEFFLVKAEMDTKGDPIPVDKGGFFDQAVHNEAPNFRRHAIDALESMGISVEFSHHEGAPGQQEIDLRYADALSMADNVMTFRYLIKEVAIDEGVRATFMPKPFAAHPGSAMHTHMSLFEGEQNAFADPDDPNNLSETARAFIAGILEHANEISAVTNQWVNSYKRLIHGGEAPTAASWGRSNRSALVRVPMYTPNKQSSRRVEIRSPDSACNPYLSFAVLLAAGLRGIEKGYTLPPEAEDDVWSLTTAERRAMGFKELPGSLDEALKAMERSELVAETLGEHVFDFFLRNKRREWAGYRAQITQWELQEYLDL, encoded by the coding sequence ATGGATCGCCAGAAGGAATTCGTGCTGCGGACGCTCGAGGAGCGGGACATCCGCTTCGTACGACTCTGGTTCACCGACGTGCTGGGGTATCTGAAGTCGGTCGCGATCGCGCCCGCCGAACTGGAGGGTGCCTTCGAGGAGGGCATCGGGTTCGACGGTTCGGCCATCGAGGGCTTCGCCCGCGTGTCCGAGGCGGATATGGTCGCCCGGCCGGACCCGTCGACGTTCCAGGTGCTGCCGTGGGCGTCCAGCAAGGGACATCAGCACTCCGCGCGCATGTTCTGCGATATCGCGATGCCCGACGGCTCGCCGTCGTGGGCCGACCCGCGGCACGTGCTGCGGCGGCAGCTGAACAAGGCCGGTGATCTCGGCTTCAGTTGCTACGTGCATCCCGAGATCGAATTCTTCCTGGTGAAGGCCGAAATGGACACCAAGGGCGACCCGATCCCGGTGGACAAGGGCGGCTTCTTCGACCAGGCCGTGCACAACGAGGCCCCGAACTTCCGCCGCCACGCCATCGACGCGCTGGAGTCGATGGGCATCTCGGTGGAGTTCAGCCATCACGAGGGCGCGCCCGGCCAGCAGGAGATCGACCTGCGCTACGCCGACGCGCTGTCGATGGCCGACAACGTGATGACGTTCCGCTACCTCATCAAGGAGGTGGCCATCGACGAGGGCGTGCGCGCGACCTTCATGCCCAAGCCCTTCGCCGCGCACCCGGGTTCGGCGATGCACACGCACATGAGCCTGTTCGAGGGTGAGCAGAACGCCTTCGCCGACCCGGACGATCCGAACAACCTCTCCGAGACCGCGCGGGCGTTCATCGCGGGAATCCTGGAGCACGCCAACGAGATCAGCGCGGTGACCAACCAGTGGGTCAACTCCTACAAGCGCCTGATCCACGGTGGCGAGGCGCCAACGGCGGCCTCCTGGGGCCGGTCCAACCGCTCGGCGCTGGTGCGGGTGCCGATGTACACGCCGAACAAGCAGTCCTCGCGGCGCGTCGAGATCCGCAGCCCCGATTCGGCCTGCAACCCGTATCTGTCGTTCGCGGTGCTGCTGGCCGCCGGGTTGCGCGGCATCGAGAAGGGCTACACGCTGCCGCCGGAGGCCGAGGACGACGTGTGGTCGCTGACCACCGCCGAGCGCCGCGCCATGGGCTTCAAGGAACTGCCGGGCAGCCTGGACGAGGCGCTCAAGGCGATGGAGCGCTCGGAGTTGGTCGCGGAGACCCTCGGCGAGCACGTGTTCGACTTCTTCCTGCGCAACAAGCGCCGGGAGTGGGCGGGCTACCGCGCCCAGATCACGCAGTGGGAACTCCAGGAATACCTGGATCTGTGA